A stretch of the Lolium perenne isolate Kyuss_39 chromosome 3, Kyuss_2.0, whole genome shotgun sequence genome encodes the following:
- the LOC127341859 gene encoding G-type lectin S-receptor-like serine/threonine-protein kinase At2g19130 yields MERASKWRSALPSSFVLVLPFLISLLYPNCEFTCARDTLLPGQSLNSSQTLLSNNGIFKLGFNCSVREYYNGYCGFGIWFTTSWSCHLDYLPLWQPHLVFDFDCDLSSVSLSEDGMLHITDSEGTRLLISDYTINPSISAIAVLLDDGNLVLTDQRNSSVVLWQSFDYPTASAVLLPGMRLAGLSPFMGNNVSLISYTSEYDYDLTGFTLQLDATRRRGFIIQQNPTGLVFAGTFPSWINIREDGGFALTLNDTHTYMRLNSSGFIEFASQEACSSVLWSAPESICDFDSYCGPYGLCTRSGSCICPAGFWPSITNPWNVLGCLGEVRQMPISCERGSSAHPDVQFYPIDGIYRFPKDSYSTDARSMNECETSCIRNCTCTAFAYNVTCLLWFGELRSTVVLDSGSNGSRLYISTSTIQQHHHHQQQSGFRAYLFLLVLAVPAIIVISLIILWRCRTKLFTARNVYENESLVVFSFAQIRNSTKQFSEILGEGGFGCVFKGTLPGSVVVAVKKLKGLGQGEKQFRAEVQTIGMINHKNLVRLLGFCADSNNRLLVYEYMEKGSLSSHLFSTDSAKLSWELRYRIALGTARGLSYLHEECKYCIIHCDMKPDNVLLDAEFCPKIADFGMAKLLGRDFSRALTTMRGTIGYLAPEWISGLPITHKADVYSYGMMLFEIISGRRNAEKIKEGKFTYFPIFAAVKVNEGDVMCLLDSRLEGDADVEQLTRACRIACWCIQDAEDHRPKMGQIVQIL; encoded by the coding sequence ATGGAGAGAGCAAGCAAGTGGAGGTCTGCGCTTCCGTCTTCCTTTGTTTTAGTACTCCCATTCCTGATCAGCCTTCTATATCCCAACTGCGAATTCACATGTGCAAGAGACACACTCCTTCCAGGACAATCTCTTAACTCTAGCCAGACCCTGCTCTCAAATAATGGCATCTTCAAGTTGGGTTTCAACTGCTCAGTCAGGGAGTATTATAATGGGTATTGCGGTTTTGGCATCTGGTTCACTACCTCATGGTCTTGTCATCTTGATTATTTACCACTTTGGCAACCTCATTTGGTTTTCGATTTTGATTGTGATTTATCATCAGTTAGCCTCTCAGAGGATGGCATGCTACATATAACCGACAGCGAAGGCACTCGCCTTTTGATCTCAGATTACACGATCAACCCTTCTATCTCTGCTATTGCAGTACTTCTGGATGACGGAAATCTTGTATTAACTGACCAAAGAAACAGTTCCGTGGTGCTTTGGCAAAGTTTTGATTACCCGACTGCTAGTGCTGTGCTGCTTCCTGGAATGCGCTTGGCGGGGCTCAGTCCATTCATGGGAAATAACGTGTCGCTTATTTCTTATACTAGTGAGTATGACTATGATTTGACAGGTTTTACTCTGCAACTGGATGCAACAAGAAGGCGAGGTTTTATTATCCAGCAAAATCCTACCGGTTTGGTGTTTGCTGGTACTTTTCCTAGCTGGATAAACATTCGCGAAGATGGAGGCTTTGCGCTCACATTAAACGACACACATACATATATGCGTTTAAATAGCTCTGGGTTTATTGAATTTGCTTCTCAAGAGGCATGCAGTTCTGTTTTATGGTCTGCTCCAGAAAGTATATGTGACTTTGATTCGTACTGTGGACCTTATGGCCTCTGCACAAGGTCAGGCTCTTGCATATGTCCTGCTGGTTTCTGGCCATCGATCACAAACCCATGGAATGTTCTTGGCTGTTTGGGGGAGGTGCGGCAGATGCCTATAAGTTGTGAAAGAGGCAGTTCAGCTCATCCAGATGTGCAATTTTATCCAATAGATGGCATCTATAGGTTCCCTAAAGATTCTTACAGCACAGATGCCAGAAGCATGAACGAGTGTGAaacctcttgcataaggaactgtACATGTACTGCCTTTGCTTACAATGTAACCTGCCTGTTATGGTTTGGGGAGCTACGGAGCACAGTAGTGCTTGACTCTGGGTCTAATGGCAGTCGTTTGTACATAAGTACGTCCACCatacagcagcaccaccaccaccaacaacaaTCAGGTTTTAGAGCTTATCTGTTTCTGTTGGTATTGGCTGTGCcagccatcattgttattagtctGATTATTTTGTGGAGATGTAGAACAAAGTTATTCACAGCAAGAAATGTGTATGAAAATGAAAGCCTTGTGGTTTTCTCATTTGCGCAAATAAGGAACTCAACAAAACAATTCTCTGAAATACTCGGAGAAGGTGGTTTTGGCTGTGTTTTCAAGGGAACATTGCCAGGTTCCGTTGTAGTGGCTGTCAAGAAGCTAAAAGGCCTTGGACAGGGAGAGAAGCAGTTTCGAGCAGAGGTCCAGACCATTGGGATGATAAATCACAAGAATCTTGTTCGTCTACTTGGATTCTGTGCTGATAGCAATAACAGGTTGTTGGTCTATGAGTACATGGAAAAAGGTTCCTTAAGTTCGCATCTCTTTTCTACAGATTCTGCAAAGTTGAGCTGGGAATTGCGGTACCGTATAGCTCTTGGAACAGCAAGAGGCTTATCTTATCTGCATGAGGAGTGCAAGTATTGCATTATACACTGCGATATGAAGCCGGATAATGTTCTTCTTGATGCAGAGTTTTGTCCAAAGATTGCAGACTTCGGTATGGCAAAGCTTCTTGGTCGAGATTTCAGCAGGGCCCTAACAACAATGCGAGGGACAATCGGATATCTTGCACCGGAGTGGATCTCAGGGTTACCAATCACACATAAGGCTGATGTCTACAGCTACGGAATGATGCTTTTTGAAATCATATCAGGACGAAGGAATGCGGAGAAAATTAAGGAAGGGAAGTTTACTTACTTTCCCATCTTTGCTGCAGTCAAGGTGAATGAAGGAGATGTTATGTGTCTATTGGATAGTAGGTTGGAAGGTGATGCAGATGTGGAGCAGTTGACCAGAGCTTGTAGAATTGCATGCTGGTGCATCCAAGATGCTGAAGATCATAGGCCAAAGATGGGGCAAATTGTTCAAATACTATAG
- the LOC127341860 gene encoding GDSL esterase/lipase At5g45910-like translates to MSKPLFTVSILLLLANLGWTWAVPASPALSSGRRRPYRSIFSFGNSYTDTGNNPIVFAENDLFDPVNRPPYGSEFFRRPTGRCSNGRLIIDFIAQRLALPLVRPYNPTLAHNGSFRQGANFAVMAATTLDAARFHDGSNPGNKYPLNTSLGVQLEWFESLKPSLCATTQGCEKFFGRSLFILGEFGVNDYHLSFENKSMNEITSLVPEVIGAISIAIERLITHGAKSFLVPGTIPSGCVPQILHYLAKDDPAEYNSTTGCLNVYNKLGMDHNQLLQEALEKLRDRYPGVTIIYGDLFSPMMEMVESPAKFGFVKDVLTMCCGKPGTFLCGDDGANLCEEPAARLFWDDIHLTETAYHYIANRWLRSMYSTATESS, encoded by the exons ATGAGCAAGCCACTGTTCACCGTCTCGATCCTGCTCCTCCTCGCCAACCTGGGATGGACATGGGCAGTCCCCGCCTCCCCGGCACTCTCCTCCGGCCGGCGGCGGCCTTACCGCTCCATTTTCAGCTTCGGCAACTCCTACACCGACACGGGCAACAACCCCATCGTCTTCGCTGAGAACGACCTCTTCGACCCAGTCAATCGCCCTCCCTACGGCTCCGAATTCTTCCGTCGTCCCACCGGCCGTTGCTCCAACGGCCGCCTCATCATCGACTTCATCG CTCAGCGCCTGGCCCTGCCGCTTGTCCGGCCTTACAACCCGACGCTCGCGCACAATGGGAGCTTCCGCCAAGGAGCCAACTTCGCCGTCATGGCCGCCACCACTCTCGACGCCGCTCGCTTCCATGACGGCTCCAATCCTGGCAACAAGTATCCTCTCAACACCAGCTTGGGCGTGCAGCTGGAGTGGTTCGAGTCGCTCAAGCCTTCGCTCTGTGCAACAACACAAG GGTGCGAGAAATTCTTCGGCAGATCACTCTTCATTTTGGGAGAATTCGGGGTCAATGACTACCACTTATCATTCGAGAACAAGAGCATGAACGAGATCACCTCTCTCGTTCCAGAAGTGATTGGTGCCATCTCCATTGCCATCGAG AGGCTGATCACACATGGGGCAAAGAGTTTCCTGGTTCCCGGGACGATCCCGTCCGGATGCGTGCCACAGATTCTCCACTACTTGGCAAAGGACGACCCGGCAGAATACAACTCCACCACCGGTTGCCTGAATGTTTACAACAAGCTAGGGATGGACCACAACCAGCTGCTGCAAGAGGCCCTGGAGAAGCTCCGGGACAGGTACCCCGGCGTCACGATCATCTACGGAGATCTCTTCAGCCCCATGATGGAGATGGTCGAGTCGCCTGCCAAGTTTG GGTTCGTAAAGGATGTTCTTACCATGTGTTGTGGAAAGCCTGGTACATTTCTTTGCGGCGATGATGGGGCAAACCTATGCGAGGAACCCGCTGCCCGCCTGTTCTGGGACGACATCCACCTGACAGAGACAGCTTACCACTACATCGCCAACCGGTGGCTGCGCAGCATGTACTCCACTGCAACAGAGAGCAGCTAG